Below is a genomic region from Vibrio cortegadensis.
TGCGGCAAATGCGGCCGGAGCAGGGAAGGCAAGTGTTTCATCTTGCAATTGTTTTAAGTCTGTAATGCCACTGTCTTTACGTACAACGAGTATCCCCTTGATTTGTTTATTCCGAGCTTTTGCAATGGCTTGATAACCGGGCGCTTGATTAAAGGTAACGAAGTGGTAGGGATTCATGTACGAGAAGTCATATAACCCTTCGCTTAACCGTTGCTCAAAAGTAGGAATATCAGCGGCTGTAGTAAAAACAAAATCATGGCCTGTCCGTTTACTTAGTTCATTCATAATAGGAGTCCATTGCTTAGCAAGTCGACTCGCAGATTGTTGCGGCACAATACTGAACGTGTACTGCTCAGCAAAGGTTAACATAGGCGAAAGTGCAAACATCATACAGAGCAGTTTTTTCATAGCAGCCTCATTAAAGTGGTAAATTTAAAAAATTATTGTGATAGATGACCGATTCTAATTTCGCTCTTAATGACTTGGGAATCAGCTTAAATTTATTGAGTTGTCTTACTATCTCTTGAGCCAGCGATGGATGTTGCTGCATGTTCATAACACACCCGAATAAGTTAATTGAACTCGCGGAGAGCAGTGATTTCGCTTTAGTTAAGTGATGTGCTGATGTCACACCTGTAAGCATAACCAGTAGAGTGCAATCACATGCACTCGCAACACTTTGAGCCGGGATATTCCCTTTATTTACCTGTAGTAGTGGGGAAGTATCAATAACAATACGCTCATATTCGTTGAGCCACTGTGCCACTTTTCTCTGTAATGTAATTGGATCTTTGTACGCAAGTTGAGTCGACGTCTCTTTTGGCGCAGGTAAGCCTACAAATAATTGATGAGTCTCACTATATTCTAGCCAATGTTCTCCATCCTGTGTGGAACTTAACTCAAGATCCAAGAAAGCGGGGTTAAACAAATTGAGATCGACAAGTAAGGTTTTGTGTCCGGCAAGTAGGTAGCGCTCTGTTAATGCGGCTGCTACTGATGTTACGCCGTCACCTGAATGACAGGCTGTTATGCAAATAGAGCGGCATTTTTCGAGTTCAGCTGATAAATAGAGCTGTTCAATCTCAGCATGAGTAGCAGATATAGCCATTAGAGTGCTCCTATTAATACGATTGTGGTGGCAATTTGTAATACATCACGTAAACCTGAACGAGCTTGTTCGATGTAACTTT
It encodes:
- a CDS encoding phosphate/phosphite/phosphonate ABC transporter substrate-binding protein; protein product: MKKLLCMMFALSPMLTFAEQYTFSIVPQQSASRLAKQWTPIMNELSKRTGHDFVFTTAADIPTFEQRLSEGLYDFSYMNPYHFVTFNQAPGYQAIAKARNKQIKGILVVRKDSGITDLKQLQDETLAFPAPAAFAATILTQADLAAQNINAIPQYVSSHDSVYLSVARGFYPAGGGVMRTFKAMDSEIREQLTPIWVTKGYTPHAIASHPRVPLSVTKQVQEIFADLSKTDSGSKLLTPLKIIGFEAAVNDDWDDVRELHINNLMSDKK
- a CDS encoding P-loop NTPase family protein → MAISATHAEIEQLYLSAELEKCRSICITACHSGDGVTSVAAALTERYLLAGHKTLLVDLNLFNPAFLDLELSSTQDGEHWLEYSETHQLFVGLPAPKETSTQLAYKDPITLQRKVAQWLNEYERIVIDTSPLLQVNKGNIPAQSVASACDCTLLVMLTGVTSAHHLTKAKSLLSASSINLFGCVMNMQQHPSLAQEIVRQLNKFKLIPKSLRAKLESVIYHNNFLNLPL